Proteins encoded by one window of Sus scrofa isolate TJ Tabasco breed Duroc chromosome 12, Sscrofa11.1, whole genome shotgun sequence:
- the VEZF1 gene encoding vascular endothelial zinc finger 1 isoform X5 has translation MAAHEASHHQQQAAQNSLLPLLSSAVEPPDQKPLLPIPITQKPQAAPETLKDAIGIKKEKPKTSFVCTYCSKAFRDSYHLRRHESCHTGIKLVSRPKKTPTTVVPLISTIAGDSSRTSLVSTIAGILSTVTTSSSGTNPSSSASTTAMPVTQSVKKPSKPVKKNHACEMCGKAFRDVYHLNRHKLSHSDEKPFECPICNQRFKRKDRMTYHVRSHEGGITKPYTCSVCGKGFSRPDHLSCHVKHVHSTERPFKCQFSSLMQTCTAAFATKDRLRTHMVRHEGKVSCNICGKLLSAAYITSHLKTHGQSQSINCNTCKQGISKTCMNEETSNQKQQQQQQQQQQQQQQQHVTSWPGKQVETLRLWEEAVKARKKEAANLCQTSTAATTPVTLTTPFNITSSVSSGTMSNPVTVAAAMSMRSPVNVSSAVNITSPMNIGHPVTITSPLSMTSPLTLTTPVNLPTPVTAPVNIAHPVTITSPMNLPTPMTLAAPLNIAMRPVESMPFLPQALPTSPPW, from the exons ATGGCA GCCCATGAAGCCTCCCATCACCAACAGCAGGCAGCACAGAACAGCTTGCTGCCCCTCCTGAGCTCTGCTGTGGAACCCCCTGATCAGAAACCATTGCTCCCAATACCAATAACTCAGAAACCTCAGGCTGCTCCAGAAACATTAAAGGATGCCATTgggattaagaaagaaaaacccaaaacttcCTTTGTGTGCACTTACTGCAGTAAAGCTTTCAGGGACAGCTATCACCTGAGGCGCCACGAGTCCTGCCACACAGGCATCAAGTTGGTGTCCCGGCCAAAGAAAACCCCCACCACGGTGGTTCCCCTTATCTCCACCATCGCTGGGGACAGCAGCCGAACTTCGTTGGTCTCAACCATTGCAGGCATCTTGTCAACAGTCACTACATCTTCCTCGGGCACCAACCCCAGCAGCAGTGCCAGCACCACAGCTATGCCCGTGACCCAGTCGGTCAAGAAACCCAGTAAGCCTGTCAAGAAGAACCATGCTTGTGAGATGTGTGGGAAGGCCTTCCGAGATGTGTACCACCTCAATCGGCACAAGCTCTCCCACTCGGACGAAAAGCCCTTCGAGTGTCCTATTTGTAACCAGCGCTTCAAGAGGAAGGACCGGATGACTTACCATGTGAGGTCTCATGAAGGAGGCATCACCAAACCCTATACTTGCAGTGTTTGTGGGAAAGGCTTCTCAAG GCCTGACCACTTAAGCTGTCACGTAAAACATGTCCATTCAACAGAAAGACCCTTCAAATGCCAA ttttcctccCTCATGCAGACGTGCACTGCTGCCTTTGCCACCAAAGACAGACTGCGGACACACATGGTGCGCCACGAAGGCAAGGTGTCCTGTAACATCTGTGGGAAGCTCCTGAGTGCAGCGTACATCACCAGCCACTTAAAGACACACGGGCAGAGCCAAAGTATCAACTGTAACACATGTAAACAAGGCATCAGTAAAA CATGCATGAATGAAGAGACCAGCAAccagaagcagcagcaacagcagcagcagcagcagcaacagcagcagcagcaacatgtGACAAGCTGGCCAGGGAAGCAGGTAGAGACATTGAGACTGTGGGAAGAAGCTGtcaaggcaagaaagaaag AAGCTGCTAACCTGTGCCAAACCTCCACGGCTGCTACGACACCTGTGACTCTCACTACTCCATTCAATATAACGTCCTCTGTATCGTCTGGGACTATGTCAAACCCAGTCACAGTGGCAGCTGCAATGAGCATGAGAAGTCCAGTCAATGTTTCAAGTGCAGTTAACATAACCAGCCCAATGAACATAGGGCACCCTGTAACTATAACCAGTCCATTATCCATGACCTCTCCCTTAACACTCACCACCCCAGtcaacctccccacccccgtcACTGCCCCAGTGAATATAGCACACCCTGTCACCATCACGTCTCCAATGAACCTGCCCACGCCTATGACATTAGCGGCCCCTCTCAATATAGCAATGAGGCCTGTAGAGAGCATGCCTTTCTTGCCCCAAGCTTTGCCTACATCACCACCTTGGTAA
- the VEZF1 gene encoding vascular endothelial zinc finger 1 isoform X6, translated as MAAHEASHHQQQAAQNSLLPLLSSAVEPPDQKPLLPIPITQKPQAAPETLKDAIGIKKEKPKTSFVCTYCSKAFRDSYHLRRHESCHTGIKLVSRPKKTPTTVVPLISTIAGDSSRTSLVSTIAGILSTVTTSSSGTNPSSSASTTAMPVTQSVKKPSKPVKKNHACEMCGKAFRDVYHLNRHKLSHSDEKPFECPICNQRFKRKDRMTYHVRSHEGGITKPYTCSVCGKGFSRPDHLSCHVKHVHSTERPFKCQTCTAAFATKDRLRTHMVRHEGKVSCNICGKLLSAAYITSHLKTHGQSQSINCNTCKQGISKTCMNEETSNQKQQQQQQQQQQQQQQQHVTSWPGKQVETLRLWEEAVKARKKEAANLCQTSTAATTPVTLTTPFNITSSVSSGTMSNPVTVAAAMSMRSPVNVSSAVNITSPMNIGHPVTITSPLSMTSPLTLTTPVNLPTPVTAPVNIAHPVTITSPMNLPTPMTLAAPLNIAMRPVESMPFLPQALPTSPPW; from the exons ATGGCA GCCCATGAAGCCTCCCATCACCAACAGCAGGCAGCACAGAACAGCTTGCTGCCCCTCCTGAGCTCTGCTGTGGAACCCCCTGATCAGAAACCATTGCTCCCAATACCAATAACTCAGAAACCTCAGGCTGCTCCAGAAACATTAAAGGATGCCATTgggattaagaaagaaaaacccaaaacttcCTTTGTGTGCACTTACTGCAGTAAAGCTTTCAGGGACAGCTATCACCTGAGGCGCCACGAGTCCTGCCACACAGGCATCAAGTTGGTGTCCCGGCCAAAGAAAACCCCCACCACGGTGGTTCCCCTTATCTCCACCATCGCTGGGGACAGCAGCCGAACTTCGTTGGTCTCAACCATTGCAGGCATCTTGTCAACAGTCACTACATCTTCCTCGGGCACCAACCCCAGCAGCAGTGCCAGCACCACAGCTATGCCCGTGACCCAGTCGGTCAAGAAACCCAGTAAGCCTGTCAAGAAGAACCATGCTTGTGAGATGTGTGGGAAGGCCTTCCGAGATGTGTACCACCTCAATCGGCACAAGCTCTCCCACTCGGACGAAAAGCCCTTCGAGTGTCCTATTTGTAACCAGCGCTTCAAGAGGAAGGACCGGATGACTTACCATGTGAGGTCTCATGAAGGAGGCATCACCAAACCCTATACTTGCAGTGTTTGTGGGAAAGGCTTCTCAAG GCCTGACCACTTAAGCTGTCACGTAAAACATGTCCATTCAACAGAAAGACCCTTCAAATGCCAA ACGTGCACTGCTGCCTTTGCCACCAAAGACAGACTGCGGACACACATGGTGCGCCACGAAGGCAAGGTGTCCTGTAACATCTGTGGGAAGCTCCTGAGTGCAGCGTACATCACCAGCCACTTAAAGACACACGGGCAGAGCCAAAGTATCAACTGTAACACATGTAAACAAGGCATCAGTAAAA CATGCATGAATGAAGAGACCAGCAAccagaagcagcagcaacagcagcagcagcagcagcaacagcagcagcagcaacatgtGACAAGCTGGCCAGGGAAGCAGGTAGAGACATTGAGACTGTGGGAAGAAGCTGtcaaggcaagaaagaaag AAGCTGCTAACCTGTGCCAAACCTCCACGGCTGCTACGACACCTGTGACTCTCACTACTCCATTCAATATAACGTCCTCTGTATCGTCTGGGACTATGTCAAACCCAGTCACAGTGGCAGCTGCAATGAGCATGAGAAGTCCAGTCAATGTTTCAAGTGCAGTTAACATAACCAGCCCAATGAACATAGGGCACCCTGTAACTATAACCAGTCCATTATCCATGACCTCTCCCTTAACACTCACCACCCCAGtcaacctccccacccccgtcACTGCCCCAGTGAATATAGCACACCCTGTCACCATCACGTCTCCAATGAACCTGCCCACGCCTATGACATTAGCGGCCCCTCTCAATATAGCAATGAGGCCTGTAGAGAGCATGCCTTTCTTGCCCCAAGCTTTGCCTACATCACCACCTTGGTAA
- the VEZF1 gene encoding vascular endothelial zinc finger 1 isoform X3 translates to MEANWTAFLFQAHEASHHQQQAAQNSLLPLLSSAVEPPDQKPLLPIPITQKPQAAPETLKDAIGIKKEKPKTSFVCTYCSKAFRDSYHLRRHESCHTGIKLVSRPKKTPTTVVPLISTIAGDSSRTSLVSTIAGILSTVTTSSSGTNPSSSASTTAMPVTQSVKKPSKPVKKNHACEMCGKAFRDVYHLNRHKLSHSDEKPFECPICNQRFKRKDRMTYHVRSHEGGITKPYTCSVCGKGFSRPDHLSCHVKHVHSTERPFKCQFSSLMQTCTAAFATKDRLRTHMVRHEGKVSCNICGKLLSAAYITSHLKTHGQSQSINCNTCKQGISKTCMNEETSNQKQQQQQQQQQQQQQQQHVTSWPGKQVETLRLWEEAVKARKKEAANLCQTSTAATTPVTLTTPFNITSSVSSGTMSNPVTVAAAMSMRSPVNVSSAVNITSPMNIGHPVTITSPLSMTSPLTLTTPVNLPTPVTAPVNIAHPVTITSPMNLPTPMTLAAPLNIAMRPVESMPFLPQALPTSPPW, encoded by the exons ATGGAGGCCAACTGGACCGCGTTCCTGTTCCAG GCCCATGAAGCCTCCCATCACCAACAGCAGGCAGCACAGAACAGCTTGCTGCCCCTCCTGAGCTCTGCTGTGGAACCCCCTGATCAGAAACCATTGCTCCCAATACCAATAACTCAGAAACCTCAGGCTGCTCCAGAAACATTAAAGGATGCCATTgggattaagaaagaaaaacccaaaacttcCTTTGTGTGCACTTACTGCAGTAAAGCTTTCAGGGACAGCTATCACCTGAGGCGCCACGAGTCCTGCCACACAGGCATCAAGTTGGTGTCCCGGCCAAAGAAAACCCCCACCACGGTGGTTCCCCTTATCTCCACCATCGCTGGGGACAGCAGCCGAACTTCGTTGGTCTCAACCATTGCAGGCATCTTGTCAACAGTCACTACATCTTCCTCGGGCACCAACCCCAGCAGCAGTGCCAGCACCACAGCTATGCCCGTGACCCAGTCGGTCAAGAAACCCAGTAAGCCTGTCAAGAAGAACCATGCTTGTGAGATGTGTGGGAAGGCCTTCCGAGATGTGTACCACCTCAATCGGCACAAGCTCTCCCACTCGGACGAAAAGCCCTTCGAGTGTCCTATTTGTAACCAGCGCTTCAAGAGGAAGGACCGGATGACTTACCATGTGAGGTCTCATGAAGGAGGCATCACCAAACCCTATACTTGCAGTGTTTGTGGGAAAGGCTTCTCAAG GCCTGACCACTTAAGCTGTCACGTAAAACATGTCCATTCAACAGAAAGACCCTTCAAATGCCAA ttttcctccCTCATGCAGACGTGCACTGCTGCCTTTGCCACCAAAGACAGACTGCGGACACACATGGTGCGCCACGAAGGCAAGGTGTCCTGTAACATCTGTGGGAAGCTCCTGAGTGCAGCGTACATCACCAGCCACTTAAAGACACACGGGCAGAGCCAAAGTATCAACTGTAACACATGTAAACAAGGCATCAGTAAAA CATGCATGAATGAAGAGACCAGCAAccagaagcagcagcaacagcagcagcagcagcagcaacagcagcagcagcaacatgtGACAAGCTGGCCAGGGAAGCAGGTAGAGACATTGAGACTGTGGGAAGAAGCTGtcaaggcaagaaagaaag AAGCTGCTAACCTGTGCCAAACCTCCACGGCTGCTACGACACCTGTGACTCTCACTACTCCATTCAATATAACGTCCTCTGTATCGTCTGGGACTATGTCAAACCCAGTCACAGTGGCAGCTGCAATGAGCATGAGAAGTCCAGTCAATGTTTCAAGTGCAGTTAACATAACCAGCCCAATGAACATAGGGCACCCTGTAACTATAACCAGTCCATTATCCATGACCTCTCCCTTAACACTCACCACCCCAGtcaacctccccacccccgtcACTGCCCCAGTGAATATAGCACACCCTGTCACCATCACGTCTCCAATGAACCTGCCCACGCCTATGACATTAGCGGCCCCTCTCAATATAGCAATGAGGCCTGTAGAGAGCATGCCTTTCTTGCCCCAAGCTTTGCCTACATCACCACCTTGGTAA
- the VEZF1 gene encoding vascular endothelial zinc finger 1 isoform X4, giving the protein MEANWTAFLFQAHEASHHQQQAAQNSLLPLLSSAVEPPDQKPLLPIPITQKPQAAPETLKDAIGIKKEKPKTSFVCTYCSKAFRDSYHLRRHESCHTGIKLVSRPKKTPTTVVPLISTIAGDSSRTSLVSTIAGILSTVTTSSSGTNPSSSASTTAMPVTQSVKKPSKPVKKNHACEMCGKAFRDVYHLNRHKLSHSDEKPFECPICNQRFKRKDRMTYHVRSHEGGITKPYTCSVCGKGFSRPDHLSCHVKHVHSTERPFKCQTCTAAFATKDRLRTHMVRHEGKVSCNICGKLLSAAYITSHLKTHGQSQSINCNTCKQGISKTCMNEETSNQKQQQQQQQQQQQQQQQHVTSWPGKQVETLRLWEEAVKARKKEAANLCQTSTAATTPVTLTTPFNITSSVSSGTMSNPVTVAAAMSMRSPVNVSSAVNITSPMNIGHPVTITSPLSMTSPLTLTTPVNLPTPVTAPVNIAHPVTITSPMNLPTPMTLAAPLNIAMRPVESMPFLPQALPTSPPW; this is encoded by the exons ATGGAGGCCAACTGGACCGCGTTCCTGTTCCAG GCCCATGAAGCCTCCCATCACCAACAGCAGGCAGCACAGAACAGCTTGCTGCCCCTCCTGAGCTCTGCTGTGGAACCCCCTGATCAGAAACCATTGCTCCCAATACCAATAACTCAGAAACCTCAGGCTGCTCCAGAAACATTAAAGGATGCCATTgggattaagaaagaaaaacccaaaacttcCTTTGTGTGCACTTACTGCAGTAAAGCTTTCAGGGACAGCTATCACCTGAGGCGCCACGAGTCCTGCCACACAGGCATCAAGTTGGTGTCCCGGCCAAAGAAAACCCCCACCACGGTGGTTCCCCTTATCTCCACCATCGCTGGGGACAGCAGCCGAACTTCGTTGGTCTCAACCATTGCAGGCATCTTGTCAACAGTCACTACATCTTCCTCGGGCACCAACCCCAGCAGCAGTGCCAGCACCACAGCTATGCCCGTGACCCAGTCGGTCAAGAAACCCAGTAAGCCTGTCAAGAAGAACCATGCTTGTGAGATGTGTGGGAAGGCCTTCCGAGATGTGTACCACCTCAATCGGCACAAGCTCTCCCACTCGGACGAAAAGCCCTTCGAGTGTCCTATTTGTAACCAGCGCTTCAAGAGGAAGGACCGGATGACTTACCATGTGAGGTCTCATGAAGGAGGCATCACCAAACCCTATACTTGCAGTGTTTGTGGGAAAGGCTTCTCAAG GCCTGACCACTTAAGCTGTCACGTAAAACATGTCCATTCAACAGAAAGACCCTTCAAATGCCAA ACGTGCACTGCTGCCTTTGCCACCAAAGACAGACTGCGGACACACATGGTGCGCCACGAAGGCAAGGTGTCCTGTAACATCTGTGGGAAGCTCCTGAGTGCAGCGTACATCACCAGCCACTTAAAGACACACGGGCAGAGCCAAAGTATCAACTGTAACACATGTAAACAAGGCATCAGTAAAA CATGCATGAATGAAGAGACCAGCAAccagaagcagcagcaacagcagcagcagcagcagcaacagcagcagcagcaacatgtGACAAGCTGGCCAGGGAAGCAGGTAGAGACATTGAGACTGTGGGAAGAAGCTGtcaaggcaagaaagaaag AAGCTGCTAACCTGTGCCAAACCTCCACGGCTGCTACGACACCTGTGACTCTCACTACTCCATTCAATATAACGTCCTCTGTATCGTCTGGGACTATGTCAAACCCAGTCACAGTGGCAGCTGCAATGAGCATGAGAAGTCCAGTCAATGTTTCAAGTGCAGTTAACATAACCAGCCCAATGAACATAGGGCACCCTGTAACTATAACCAGTCCATTATCCATGACCTCTCCCTTAACACTCACCACCCCAGtcaacctccccacccccgtcACTGCCCCAGTGAATATAGCACACCCTGTCACCATCACGTCTCCAATGAACCTGCCCACGCCTATGACATTAGCGGCCCCTCTCAATATAGCAATGAGGCCTGTAGAGAGCATGCCTTTCTTGCCCCAAGCTTTGCCTACATCACCACCTTGGTAA
- the VEZF1 gene encoding vascular endothelial zinc finger 1 isoform X1, giving the protein MKYQSGETLQVEGASPSLEAHEASHHQQQAAQNSLLPLLSSAVEPPDQKPLLPIPITQKPQAAPETLKDAIGIKKEKPKTSFVCTYCSKAFRDSYHLRRHESCHTGIKLVSRPKKTPTTVVPLISTIAGDSSRTSLVSTIAGILSTVTTSSSGTNPSSSASTTAMPVTQSVKKPSKPVKKNHACEMCGKAFRDVYHLNRHKLSHSDEKPFECPICNQRFKRKDRMTYHVRSHEGGITKPYTCSVCGKGFSRPDHLSCHVKHVHSTERPFKCQFSSLMQTCTAAFATKDRLRTHMVRHEGKVSCNICGKLLSAAYITSHLKTHGQSQSINCNTCKQGISKTCMNEETSNQKQQQQQQQQQQQQQQQHVTSWPGKQVETLRLWEEAVKARKKEAANLCQTSTAATTPVTLTTPFNITSSVSSGTMSNPVTVAAAMSMRSPVNVSSAVNITSPMNIGHPVTITSPLSMTSPLTLTTPVNLPTPVTAPVNIAHPVTITSPMNLPTPMTLAAPLNIAMRPVESMPFLPQALPTSPPW; this is encoded by the exons ATGAAATACCAGAGTGGAGAGACTCTCCAAGTCGAAGGGGCTTCCCCCAGTTTGGAG GCCCATGAAGCCTCCCATCACCAACAGCAGGCAGCACAGAACAGCTTGCTGCCCCTCCTGAGCTCTGCTGTGGAACCCCCTGATCAGAAACCATTGCTCCCAATACCAATAACTCAGAAACCTCAGGCTGCTCCAGAAACATTAAAGGATGCCATTgggattaagaaagaaaaacccaaaacttcCTTTGTGTGCACTTACTGCAGTAAAGCTTTCAGGGACAGCTATCACCTGAGGCGCCACGAGTCCTGCCACACAGGCATCAAGTTGGTGTCCCGGCCAAAGAAAACCCCCACCACGGTGGTTCCCCTTATCTCCACCATCGCTGGGGACAGCAGCCGAACTTCGTTGGTCTCAACCATTGCAGGCATCTTGTCAACAGTCACTACATCTTCCTCGGGCACCAACCCCAGCAGCAGTGCCAGCACCACAGCTATGCCCGTGACCCAGTCGGTCAAGAAACCCAGTAAGCCTGTCAAGAAGAACCATGCTTGTGAGATGTGTGGGAAGGCCTTCCGAGATGTGTACCACCTCAATCGGCACAAGCTCTCCCACTCGGACGAAAAGCCCTTCGAGTGTCCTATTTGTAACCAGCGCTTCAAGAGGAAGGACCGGATGACTTACCATGTGAGGTCTCATGAAGGAGGCATCACCAAACCCTATACTTGCAGTGTTTGTGGGAAAGGCTTCTCAAG GCCTGACCACTTAAGCTGTCACGTAAAACATGTCCATTCAACAGAAAGACCCTTCAAATGCCAA ttttcctccCTCATGCAGACGTGCACTGCTGCCTTTGCCACCAAAGACAGACTGCGGACACACATGGTGCGCCACGAAGGCAAGGTGTCCTGTAACATCTGTGGGAAGCTCCTGAGTGCAGCGTACATCACCAGCCACTTAAAGACACACGGGCAGAGCCAAAGTATCAACTGTAACACATGTAAACAAGGCATCAGTAAAA CATGCATGAATGAAGAGACCAGCAAccagaagcagcagcaacagcagcagcagcagcagcaacagcagcagcagcaacatgtGACAAGCTGGCCAGGGAAGCAGGTAGAGACATTGAGACTGTGGGAAGAAGCTGtcaaggcaagaaagaaag AAGCTGCTAACCTGTGCCAAACCTCCACGGCTGCTACGACACCTGTGACTCTCACTACTCCATTCAATATAACGTCCTCTGTATCGTCTGGGACTATGTCAAACCCAGTCACAGTGGCAGCTGCAATGAGCATGAGAAGTCCAGTCAATGTTTCAAGTGCAGTTAACATAACCAGCCCAATGAACATAGGGCACCCTGTAACTATAACCAGTCCATTATCCATGACCTCTCCCTTAACACTCACCACCCCAGtcaacctccccacccccgtcACTGCCCCAGTGAATATAGCACACCCTGTCACCATCACGTCTCCAATGAACCTGCCCACGCCTATGACATTAGCGGCCCCTCTCAATATAGCAATGAGGCCTGTAGAGAGCATGCCTTTCTTGCCCCAAGCTTTGCCTACATCACCACCTTGGTAA
- the VEZF1 gene encoding vascular endothelial zinc finger 1 isoform X2, with translation MKYQSGETLQVEGASPSLEAHEASHHQQQAAQNSLLPLLSSAVEPPDQKPLLPIPITQKPQAAPETLKDAIGIKKEKPKTSFVCTYCSKAFRDSYHLRRHESCHTGIKLVSRPKKTPTTVVPLISTIAGDSSRTSLVSTIAGILSTVTTSSSGTNPSSSASTTAMPVTQSVKKPSKPVKKNHACEMCGKAFRDVYHLNRHKLSHSDEKPFECPICNQRFKRKDRMTYHVRSHEGGITKPYTCSVCGKGFSRPDHLSCHVKHVHSTERPFKCQTCTAAFATKDRLRTHMVRHEGKVSCNICGKLLSAAYITSHLKTHGQSQSINCNTCKQGISKTCMNEETSNQKQQQQQQQQQQQQQQQHVTSWPGKQVETLRLWEEAVKARKKEAANLCQTSTAATTPVTLTTPFNITSSVSSGTMSNPVTVAAAMSMRSPVNVSSAVNITSPMNIGHPVTITSPLSMTSPLTLTTPVNLPTPVTAPVNIAHPVTITSPMNLPTPMTLAAPLNIAMRPVESMPFLPQALPTSPPW, from the exons ATGAAATACCAGAGTGGAGAGACTCTCCAAGTCGAAGGGGCTTCCCCCAGTTTGGAG GCCCATGAAGCCTCCCATCACCAACAGCAGGCAGCACAGAACAGCTTGCTGCCCCTCCTGAGCTCTGCTGTGGAACCCCCTGATCAGAAACCATTGCTCCCAATACCAATAACTCAGAAACCTCAGGCTGCTCCAGAAACATTAAAGGATGCCATTgggattaagaaagaaaaacccaaaacttcCTTTGTGTGCACTTACTGCAGTAAAGCTTTCAGGGACAGCTATCACCTGAGGCGCCACGAGTCCTGCCACACAGGCATCAAGTTGGTGTCCCGGCCAAAGAAAACCCCCACCACGGTGGTTCCCCTTATCTCCACCATCGCTGGGGACAGCAGCCGAACTTCGTTGGTCTCAACCATTGCAGGCATCTTGTCAACAGTCACTACATCTTCCTCGGGCACCAACCCCAGCAGCAGTGCCAGCACCACAGCTATGCCCGTGACCCAGTCGGTCAAGAAACCCAGTAAGCCTGTCAAGAAGAACCATGCTTGTGAGATGTGTGGGAAGGCCTTCCGAGATGTGTACCACCTCAATCGGCACAAGCTCTCCCACTCGGACGAAAAGCCCTTCGAGTGTCCTATTTGTAACCAGCGCTTCAAGAGGAAGGACCGGATGACTTACCATGTGAGGTCTCATGAAGGAGGCATCACCAAACCCTATACTTGCAGTGTTTGTGGGAAAGGCTTCTCAAG GCCTGACCACTTAAGCTGTCACGTAAAACATGTCCATTCAACAGAAAGACCCTTCAAATGCCAA ACGTGCACTGCTGCCTTTGCCACCAAAGACAGACTGCGGACACACATGGTGCGCCACGAAGGCAAGGTGTCCTGTAACATCTGTGGGAAGCTCCTGAGTGCAGCGTACATCACCAGCCACTTAAAGACACACGGGCAGAGCCAAAGTATCAACTGTAACACATGTAAACAAGGCATCAGTAAAA CATGCATGAATGAAGAGACCAGCAAccagaagcagcagcaacagcagcagcagcagcagcaacagcagcagcagcaacatgtGACAAGCTGGCCAGGGAAGCAGGTAGAGACATTGAGACTGTGGGAAGAAGCTGtcaaggcaagaaagaaag AAGCTGCTAACCTGTGCCAAACCTCCACGGCTGCTACGACACCTGTGACTCTCACTACTCCATTCAATATAACGTCCTCTGTATCGTCTGGGACTATGTCAAACCCAGTCACAGTGGCAGCTGCAATGAGCATGAGAAGTCCAGTCAATGTTTCAAGTGCAGTTAACATAACCAGCCCAATGAACATAGGGCACCCTGTAACTATAACCAGTCCATTATCCATGACCTCTCCCTTAACACTCACCACCCCAGtcaacctccccacccccgtcACTGCCCCAGTGAATATAGCACACCCTGTCACCATCACGTCTCCAATGAACCTGCCCACGCCTATGACATTAGCGGCCCCTCTCAATATAGCAATGAGGCCTGTAGAGAGCATGCCTTTCTTGCCCCAAGCTTTGCCTACATCACCACCTTGGTAA